In one window of Azoarcus olearius DNA:
- the arsC gene encoding arsenate reductase (glutaredoxin) (This arsenate reductase requires both glutathione and glutaredoxin to convert arsenate to arsenite, after which the efflux transporter formed by ArsA and ArsB can extrude the arsenite from the cell, providing resistance.): protein MTAVRIYHNPRCGKSRSACALIAERDVDAEVVEYLKHPLGRDELRALLDKLGLKPQDLIRRGEAVFKEHFAGKALDDEEWIDAMVAYPILMERPIVVRGERAVVARPPERVAELFD, encoded by the coding sequence ATGACCGCGGTACGCATTTACCATAATCCGCGCTGTGGCAAGAGCCGCAGCGCTTGTGCCTTGATTGCCGAGCGCGATGTTGACGCGGAGGTTGTGGAGTATTTGAAGCATCCCTTGGGCCGGGATGAATTGCGGGCACTGCTCGACAAACTGGGTTTGAAACCGCAAGACCTCATCCGGCGGGGCGAAGCCGTGTTCAAGGAACACTTTGCCGGTAAAGCGCTCGATGACGAGGAGTGGATCGACGCCATGGTGGCTTATCCCATCCTGATGGAGCGGCCGATCGTGGTGCGCGGTGAAAGAGCGGTGGTGGCGCGTCCGCCCGAGCGGGTTGCCGAACTGTTCGACTGA
- a CDS encoding peroxiredoxin, producing MEDFSLAGERGRHHVVLYFYPRDNTPGCTLQAADFSDHEADFARHDCIIVGVSPDDCLKHAEFRDQHGLSIRLLSDSDTEVSRLYQVWQEKEVDGVKKMGVARTTFVIDKQGVVRHVLRDVAPRGHAAAVYKLVKELETDNANGNHQEQRGYA from the coding sequence ATGGAAGACTTCAGCCTGGCCGGGGAACGTGGCCGCCACCATGTGGTCCTTTATTTTTATCCGCGCGACAACACGCCGGGCTGCACCCTTCAGGCCGCCGATTTCAGCGATCATGAAGCGGATTTTGCCCGCCACGACTGCATCATTGTCGGTGTCAGCCCGGACGACTGCCTGAAGCATGCCGAGTTTCGGGATCAGCACGGGTTGTCGATCCGGCTCTTGTCCGATTCGGACACCGAGGTCAGCAGGCTGTACCAGGTGTGGCAGGAGAAGGAAGTCGACGGTGTGAAGAAGATGGGCGTGGCGCGGACGACCTTCGTGATCGACAAGCAAGGCGTCGTCCGCCACGTGCTCCGGGACGTCGCACCCCGTGGCCACGCTGCTGCGGTTTATAAACTTGTCAAGGAATTGGAAACCGACAATGCAAACGGAAATCATCAAGAACAGCGTGGTTACGCTTAA
- the lexA gene encoding transcriptional repressor LexA gives MNARNEQLTSRQQEILDFIRQTVESEGRPPTRAEVCSAFGFKSPNAAETHLRALAAKGAILLEEGRARGIRLAEALGLPLVGRVAAGNPILAAEHVEARIQFDPALFSPRADYLLRVRGMSMRDAGILDGDLIAVHRSHEARNGQVVVARIDDDVTVKTLRRNGPIVELLPANPDFDPIVVDTRSAALELEGIMVGLIRTDH, from the coding sequence ATGAACGCCCGCAACGAACAACTCACGTCCCGCCAGCAGGAGATACTCGACTTCATCCGCCAGACCGTGGAAAGCGAGGGCCGGCCGCCGACCCGGGCGGAGGTCTGCTCCGCGTTCGGCTTCAAGTCGCCGAATGCGGCTGAAACCCACCTGCGCGCACTTGCTGCCAAAGGGGCGATTCTGCTTGAGGAGGGGCGCGCCCGCGGCATCCGCTTGGCCGAGGCGCTCGGGTTGCCGCTGGTGGGCCGGGTAGCCGCTGGCAATCCCATCCTGGCCGCCGAGCACGTCGAGGCCCGTATCCAGTTCGATCCTGCACTCTTTTCCCCTCGCGCTGATTATCTGCTGAGGGTGCGCGGCATGAGCATGCGCGACGCGGGCATCCTTGACGGCGATCTCATTGCTGTCCATCGCTCGCACGAAGCGCGCAACGGACAGGTGGTGGTGGCCCGGATCGATGACGACGTGACGGTGAAGACGCTGCGCCGGAACGGTCCCATCGTAGAGTTGCTGCCCGCAAATCCGGACTTCGACCCGATCGTCGTCGATACCCGCAGTGCGGCGCTTGAACTCGAGGGCATCATGGTGGGACTCATCCGTACCGACCATTGA
- a CDS encoding MATE family efflux transporter, with the protein MIAPSGSLAATSTDSTLHIARRLLGHAWPVLIAQLLSMGMMVADTIIAGRYATSDLAAVAVGNGIYVSLVMLLVGVLQAVAPTVAHHVGAGATDELVPSLHQGFWLAILLAVPGTALLLSPGALLDLAAVPSPLAAKVGDYLRATAAGLPAVLLYRTFYAFANALGRPRVLMFISLATTCIHAPLAWALVSGAFGVPLGGTGCGVSTSVVAWIALGCGAIALARLRVFRKLRAFRSWTPPDPVRLWALLRLGFPIGLSTFIEITSFTLIALLIARLGPDWVAAHRVVANLAALAYMLPLSLATSALVLVGQAAGGLDWTRAARYAKVAIVLTCALSTLLGGVLWLARTPVLQLWSSDNAVRLAALSLLPYICLYQVFDAAQTVASHTLRAYKVTALPMVVHTLAFWGVGLGLGYWLAFHAGARSAEASVAAFWQAAVLATALAALLFLGLLRFVAGRSQRPGR; encoded by the coding sequence GTGATCGCTCCATCCGGGAGCCTGGCTGCAACGAGTACCGATTCGACGCTTCACATTGCCCGTCGCCTGCTTGGCCACGCGTGGCCGGTGTTGATTGCCCAGTTGCTGTCGATGGGGATGATGGTGGCCGACACCATCATCGCGGGTCGTTACGCCACTTCCGACCTGGCCGCGGTTGCGGTGGGTAACGGCATCTACGTATCGCTCGTGATGCTGCTGGTAGGCGTTCTCCAGGCCGTGGCGCCTACGGTCGCCCATCACGTCGGCGCCGGCGCCACTGACGAACTCGTGCCATCGCTTCATCAGGGGTTCTGGCTGGCGATACTGCTCGCCGTGCCGGGCACCGCGCTCCTGCTCTCACCCGGGGCGCTGCTCGATCTGGCCGCCGTTCCGTCCCCGCTGGCCGCGAAGGTTGGCGACTACCTGCGTGCAACGGCTGCCGGGCTGCCGGCGGTTCTGCTGTACAGAACGTTCTATGCGTTCGCCAATGCACTCGGCCGACCTCGCGTGCTCATGTTCATCAGTCTTGCCACCACCTGCATTCACGCGCCGCTCGCGTGGGCGCTGGTAAGCGGTGCCTTTGGCGTTCCATTGGGCGGGACGGGGTGCGGAGTTTCCACGTCCGTTGTCGCGTGGATCGCGTTGGGCTGCGGCGCAATTGCGCTCGCGCGGCTCAGGGTTTTTCGCAAGCTGCGCGCTTTTCGCAGCTGGACGCCTCCCGACCCGGTCCGACTGTGGGCGCTGCTGCGACTCGGCTTTCCGATCGGGCTGTCGACCTTTATCGAGATCACCTCGTTCACACTGATCGCGCTGCTGATCGCGCGCCTAGGGCCCGACTGGGTTGCCGCGCACAGGGTCGTCGCCAACCTCGCGGCGCTGGCCTATATGCTGCCGCTCTCGCTTGCCACGTCGGCGCTGGTGCTTGTGGGGCAAGCGGCCGGTGGGCTCGACTGGACGAGAGCCGCGCGCTACGCCAAGGTCGCGATCGTCTTGACGTGCGCACTTTCGACCCTCCTGGGTGGCGTCCTGTGGCTGGCACGAACTCCCGTGCTTCAGCTCTGGAGTTCGGACAACGCGGTGCGTCTGGCCGCCCTCAGCCTGCTTCCCTACATCTGTCTATACCAGGTTTTCGACGCAGCGCAGACCGTGGCCTCCCATACGCTGCGGGCCTACAAGGTCACCGCTTTGCCGATGGTGGTGCACACCCTGGCGTTCTGGGGTGTCGGCCTGGGGCTCGGATACTGGCTGGCATTTCACGCCGGCGCCCGCTCGGCCGAGGCGTCGGTTGCCGCGTTCTGGCAGGCGGCGGTGCTGGCAACCGCCCTGGCCGCACTACTTTTTCTGGGCTTGCTACGCTTCGTGGCGGGGCGGTCACAACGCCCCGGCCGATAA
- a CDS encoding FKBP-type peptidyl-prolyl cis-trans isomerase encodes MQTEIIKNSVVTLNYTVHDADGNMVDDGHHPLTYLHGGYDGIFPVIEEALHGKKTGEKLTIKLQPEDAFGDYDEELVMVEDAALFPENIEVGMSFERVTDDGEEEIIYRITDIAEGKVVVDGNHPLAGVALVFDLTVADVRAATAEEIGHGHVHGPGGHHH; translated from the coding sequence ATGCAAACGGAAATCATCAAGAACAGCGTGGTTACGCTTAACTACACCGTCCACGACGCCGACGGCAACATGGTCGACGACGGTCACCACCCGCTGACCTACCTCCACGGCGGCTACGACGGCATCTTCCCCGTCATCGAAGAAGCCCTGCATGGCAAGAAGACCGGTGAAAAGCTGACGATCAAGCTGCAACCGGAAGACGCCTTCGGCGACTACGACGAAGAACTCGTGATGGTGGAAGACGCTGCGCTGTTCCCGGAGAACATCGAGGTCGGGATGTCCTTCGAGCGCGTGACCGACGACGGCGAGGAAGAGATCATCTACCGCATTACCGATATCGCCGAAGGCAAGGTGGTGGTGGACGGCAATCATCCGCTTGCGGGCGTCGCGCTGGTGTTCGACCTGACGGTGGCCGACGTTCGCGCGGCGACGGCCGAAGAAATCGGCCATGGTCACGTTCATGGTCCGGGCGGGCATCACCACTAA
- a CDS encoding M61 family metallopeptidase, translating into MIVYSIKPTRPEAHLFEVRCEIDHPQSPAQFVRLPAWIPGSYMIREFARNIVSFRATLSEGEPLPAEKVDKHTWRIAVPRGAAQIVLTYEVYAWDLSIRSAHLDSTHGFFNGTSVFLAVDGRESDPCEVEIAPPTGPAYERWRVATSLPRAPSRVEAHDPHAFGRFAAKNYDDLVDHPVEMGEFQLGHFTVAGVPHEVALSGRAECDMERLTSDLQRICEWQVRLFDSPPPMDYYLFLTTVVGDGYGGLEHRASTALLASRKDLPWVGMKKMSEAYQGFLGLCSHEYFHSWNVKRIKPAVFTPYQLEHENYTRLLWAFEGFTSYYDDLTLVRAGVIEVDDYLALLGKTISTVLRGPGRLRQSVAESSFDAWIKYYRQDENSANAIVSYYAKGSLIALALDLKLRKASGGTRSLDDVMRHLWREHGLTGVGVGEEGVFEAVEAVSGSSALARWLRDAVNGTDDLPLERLLQPFGVEMEVTASNPSPSLGVKLGGSNGEVKLAVVYDGGAAQRAGLSAGDVLVALDGIRATNASLDEALTRRRAGDDMEILAFRRDELMQFQVTLDAPAEDTVKLGCARRASSTARTLRNGWLHGLQNHNENRSN; encoded by the coding sequence GTGATTGTTTACTCCATCAAGCCCACGCGACCCGAAGCCCACCTCTTCGAGGTCCGGTGCGAAATCGACCACCCACAGTCGCCCGCACAATTCGTGCGCCTGCCAGCCTGGATCCCCGGCAGCTACATGATCCGGGAGTTCGCCCGGAACATCGTCAGCTTCCGGGCTACGCTGTCCGAAGGAGAGCCTCTGCCAGCGGAGAAGGTCGACAAGCACACCTGGCGGATTGCAGTCCCCCGCGGCGCGGCGCAGATCGTCCTGACGTACGAGGTATACGCCTGGGACCTTTCGATCCGGTCCGCGCATCTGGATTCGACGCACGGCTTCTTCAACGGCACCAGCGTGTTCCTCGCTGTAGATGGCCGTGAGAGCGATCCCTGCGAAGTGGAAATCGCTCCGCCGACGGGACCCGCATATGAGCGCTGGCGGGTGGCCACCTCTTTGCCGCGCGCGCCGTCCCGGGTTGAGGCCCACGACCCGCATGCATTTGGACGGTTCGCGGCGAAAAACTACGACGACCTCGTAGACCACCCGGTGGAAATGGGCGAGTTCCAACTTGGCCATTTCACGGTTGCCGGAGTTCCTCATGAGGTGGCATTGAGCGGCCGGGCCGAGTGCGATATGGAGCGCCTGACCAGCGACCTGCAGCGTATCTGCGAATGGCAGGTACGGTTGTTTGATTCTCCGCCGCCGATGGACTACTACCTGTTTCTCACCACCGTCGTCGGTGACGGATATGGCGGCCTCGAGCACCGGGCTTCAACTGCCTTGCTCGCCAGTCGCAAGGATCTGCCTTGGGTCGGAATGAAGAAGATGTCGGAGGCGTACCAAGGCTTTCTCGGCTTGTGCAGCCACGAATACTTCCACTCCTGGAATGTGAAGCGGATCAAGCCTGCGGTCTTCACGCCCTACCAGCTGGAGCACGAGAACTACACGCGCCTGTTGTGGGCGTTCGAAGGATTCACGTCCTATTACGACGATCTCACCCTTGTGCGCGCCGGCGTCATCGAGGTGGACGACTATCTTGCCTTGCTCGGCAAAACGATCTCCACCGTTCTGCGGGGCCCCGGGCGACTGCGGCAAAGCGTCGCGGAATCGTCATTCGACGCATGGATCAAGTACTACCGGCAGGATGAGAATTCGGCGAACGCCATTGTCAGCTACTACGCCAAGGGTTCTCTGATCGCCTTGGCGCTGGACTTGAAACTGCGTAAAGCGAGCGGCGGGACGCGCAGTCTCGACGACGTGATGCGGCATCTGTGGCGGGAGCATGGGCTCACCGGGGTTGGCGTTGGTGAGGAGGGCGTTTTCGAGGCGGTAGAGGCGGTCAGCGGTTCGTCGGCACTTGCCCGCTGGTTACGCGATGCAGTGAACGGAACCGACGATCTGCCCCTGGAACGCCTGTTGCAGCCGTTCGGCGTCGAGATGGAAGTCACCGCTTCCAATCCATCGCCATCGCTGGGCGTCAAGTTGGGTGGAAGTAACGGGGAAGTGAAACTCGCGGTGGTCTACGACGGCGGCGCAGCCCAGCGCGCCGGTCTGTCTGCGGGCGACGTCCTCGTCGCACTGGATGGAATCCGCGCGACGAACGCCTCGCTGGACGAGGCGCTGACGCGTCGCCGGGCGGGTGATGACATGGAAATACTTGCCTTCCGGCGCGATGAACTGATGCAGTTCCAGGTGACACTCGACGCTCCGGCCGAGGATACGGTCAAACTTGGCTGTGCGCGTCGCGCCTCCAGCACCGCGCGGACCTTGCGCAACGGATGGCTGCATGGGCTACAGAACCACAATGAGAACAGGAGCAACTGA